The following coding sequences are from one Lysinibacillus sp. FSL W8-0992 window:
- the garR gene encoding 2-hydroxy-3-oxopropionate reductase: protein MKKKLGFIGLGIMGAPIVRNLLKKGNEVTVFDLNTLAVEMLAKEGAKIATSGKGVALTSDVVITMLPKGRHVQQAIFGEHGVMEGAREGMVIIDMSSVTPVESKEMYELSAKQGVHFLDAPVSGGEPKAIDGSLTIMVGGKEEVFESVKDILGDMGNNIVLVGDSGSGSTAKLANQIIVNLNIAAISEALVFATKAGINVEKMYQAIRGGLAGSTVMDAKIPMILDRNFKAGGRVDINLKDINNVMHTAHELAVPLPLSAQLLEIFYSLKANGMETLDHASIVQHYEKLANVEVSREVR, encoded by the coding sequence TTGAAGAAGAAACTTGGATTTATTGGACTTGGCATTATGGGGGCGCCAATAGTACGCAACCTTTTGAAAAAGGGTAACGAGGTTACTGTATTCGACCTGAATACACTAGCGGTTGAGATGCTTGCAAAAGAAGGTGCAAAGATAGCTACCTCTGGAAAGGGGGTAGCATTAACGAGTGATGTCGTAATTACAATGTTGCCGAAAGGGAGACATGTCCAGCAAGCTATTTTTGGTGAACATGGGGTTATGGAAGGTGCTCGTGAGGGTATGGTCATCATCGACATGAGCTCTGTCACACCAGTTGAATCAAAAGAAATGTACGAGCTTTCTGCAAAACAAGGGGTACATTTTCTTGATGCACCAGTCAGTGGTGGTGAGCCGAAAGCAATTGATGGTTCACTGACAATCATGGTTGGTGGAAAAGAAGAAGTGTTTGAAAGTGTAAAAGACATTCTTGGCGATATGGGCAATAACATTGTACTTGTCGGTGACTCAGGCAGCGGATCTACTGCAAAGCTTGCAAATCAAATTATCGTAAACTTAAATATTGCGGCAATATCTGAAGCACTTGTGTTTGCGACAAAAGCAGGTATTAATGTGGAGAAAATGTATCAGGCAATTCGCGGTGGTCTTGCAGGAAGTACCGTAATGGATGCAAAAATCCCAATGATTCTTGACCGGAATTTTAAAGCAGGTGGCCGTGTCGACATTAATCTTAAAGATATAAATAATGTGATGCATACTGCTCACGAGCTAGCTGTTCCACTTCCGTTATCAGCTCAGCTCTTAGAAATTTTCTATTCTTTAAAAGCTAATGGAATGGAAACCCTAGATCACGCAAGCATTGTCCAACACTATGAGAAATTAGCAAATGTTGAAGTTTCAAGAGAGGTGCGATAA
- a CDS encoding four-carbon acid sugar kinase family protein: MVARKASEQLSGLIEPSCEQIQMKLEDARKGFNHKIVILDDDPTGVQTVHGVSVYTDWTEESIKQGFREQNQIFFLLTNSRSFTAEETAVVHQDIARRVHEVSLQEGIPYLLVSRGDSTLRGHYPLETETMKNTIEEISNTKFDGEILIPFFKEGGRLTIDNIHYVQYGEELVPASETEFAKDRTFGFSSSHLGEWIEEKTKGVYPKEDTIYISIEDLRSQNIEAIKAQLMEAENFKKVVVNAAVYSDVEVFVIALLQVMKAGKTFIFRSAASLTKVLGGISDKPFLSRVELITEETSNGGLIVVGSHVQKTTDQLCALLDSGLVTGVEFNVHLVHDDEKFQQEINRVRITCEELITSGKSVVYYTRRERLDLGVNQGESELQLSVKISQAVTSIVTDLKVRPKYIVAKGGITSSSVGTVGLSVKRAEVVGQIKPGVPVWKTGEESKFPRSSFIIFPGNVGTTNTLKEIIEVLEGK; the protein is encoded by the coding sequence ATGGTAGCGAGAAAAGCATCGGAACAATTATCAGGCCTAATTGAACCAAGTTGCGAGCAAATTCAGATGAAATTGGAGGATGCGCGAAAAGGGTTTAACCATAAAATCGTGATTCTTGATGATGACCCAACAGGTGTACAAACCGTTCACGGTGTTTCTGTTTATACGGATTGGACTGAAGAAAGCATTAAGCAAGGATTCCGTGAGCAAAATCAAATTTTTTTTCTGCTAACAAATTCTCGCAGTTTTACCGCTGAGGAAACAGCGGTTGTTCATCAGGATATAGCTCGCCGAGTGCATGAGGTTTCCTTACAAGAAGGAATTCCTTATCTACTGGTTAGCCGCGGGGATTCTACATTGCGTGGTCATTACCCGCTAGAAACCGAAACAATGAAAAACACAATTGAAGAAATTTCTAATACTAAGTTTGACGGGGAAATACTTATTCCATTTTTTAAAGAAGGTGGCCGTTTAACAATCGACAATATCCATTATGTTCAGTATGGAGAAGAACTTGTTCCAGCTAGTGAAACAGAGTTTGCTAAAGACCGTACTTTCGGCTTTAGTTCTTCACATCTAGGCGAATGGATTGAAGAAAAAACAAAGGGTGTTTATCCAAAAGAAGATACTATTTATATCAGCATTGAAGATTTACGTTCACAAAATATTGAAGCAATCAAAGCGCAATTAATGGAAGCTGAAAACTTCAAGAAAGTCGTTGTGAATGCAGCCGTTTACAGCGATGTTGAAGTGTTTGTAATTGCCTTGCTCCAAGTTATGAAAGCGGGAAAAACGTTTATTTTCCGAAGTGCCGCTTCCTTAACGAAAGTACTTGGAGGCATTTCTGATAAGCCATTTTTATCAAGAGTAGAGCTTATTACGGAAGAGACTTCAAATGGAGGACTTATCGTAGTTGGCTCGCACGTTCAAAAGACAACAGATCAATTGTGTGCCCTTCTTGATAGTGGTCTAGTAACAGGAGTAGAGTTTAATGTTCATCTTGTGCACGATGATGAGAAATTCCAACAGGAAATCAATCGTGTCCGTATTACTTGCGAAGAGCTGATTACTTCTGGAAAATCCGTAGTTTATTACACTCGTCGGGAGAGATTGGACTTAGGAGTGAATCAAGGCGAAAGTGAACTTCAACTATCTGTTAAAATATCACAAGCAGTGACAAGCATTGTCACTGACTTAAAGGTACGACCGAAGTACATAGTTGCAAAAGGTGGAATTACTTCATCCAGTGTTGGAACAGTGGGACTATCAGTCAAGCGCGCTGAAGTAGTAGGTCAAATTAAACCGGGTGTTCCAGTGTGGAAAACAGGAGAAGAAAGTAAGTTCCCTCGTTCTTCTTTCATTATCTTCCCTGGCAATGTCGGCACAACCAACACACTCAAAGAAATTATTGAAGTATTAGAGGGGAAATAA
- a CDS encoding dicarboxylate/amino acid:cation symporter codes for MRINFKNLTVQVLIAIILGIIVGAAFPEFGASLKILADIFIKLIKMLIAPIIFLTVVIGIGSMGDVKKVGKIGGKALIYFEIVSTFALAIGLLVVNIIQPGKGFNTDAANAADVSQYTEQAAAAEHGFGAFIMQIIPDNVVGALANGELLPVLFSAVLFGLAAAAIGEPAKPVIKFFEQVADIFFKIVNMVMKISPIGAFGAMSYTIGNFGIKSLGNLGFLMLSVYITMFIFIVVVIGLITRFFGFSIFKFIKYIKDEIFIVIGTSSSESALPSMMRKLENYGCSKQVVGLVIPTGYSFNLDGTSIYLSMAALFIAQAYGVDLDIWHQLTLLAILMLTSKGAAGVTGSGFITLAATLAAFPMIPVEGIALLIGVDRFMSEARAVTNLIGNGVATVVVSKMENEFDTEQEKRALSGKIISN; via the coding sequence ATGCGGATAAATTTTAAAAACTTAACGGTACAAGTGCTGATTGCCATTATACTTGGTATTATTGTTGGTGCTGCATTCCCAGAGTTCGGTGCTAGCTTAAAAATATTAGCTGATATTTTTATTAAATTAATTAAAATGTTAATTGCACCTATTATTTTCTTAACTGTTGTTATCGGGATTGGTAGCATGGGTGATGTAAAAAAGGTCGGTAAAATTGGTGGTAAGGCATTAATTTATTTTGAAATTGTCTCGACTTTCGCACTTGCGATTGGCTTACTTGTTGTAAATATCATTCAACCTGGTAAAGGATTTAATACAGATGCAGCAAACGCTGCGGATGTTTCACAATATACTGAGCAAGCTGCTGCTGCTGAGCATGGTTTTGGGGCATTTATAATGCAAATTATCCCAGATAATGTTGTCGGTGCACTTGCGAATGGTGAGTTATTACCTGTTTTATTTTCAGCTGTATTATTCGGGTTAGCAGCAGCGGCTATTGGAGAACCGGCTAAACCTGTTATCAAATTTTTCGAGCAAGTAGCAGATATTTTCTTTAAAATTGTTAATATGGTGATGAAAATTTCCCCAATTGGTGCTTTTGGTGCTATGAGTTACACAATCGGGAACTTCGGTATAAAATCACTTGGGAACTTAGGTTTCTTAATGTTATCTGTCTATATTACAATGTTCATATTTATCGTTGTCGTTATTGGTTTAATTACACGCTTCTTTGGCTTTAGTATTTTTAAATTCATTAAATATATTAAAGATGAAATTTTTATCGTTATCGGTACATCATCTTCTGAATCTGCACTTCCTTCGATGATGCGCAAATTAGAAAATTACGGCTGTTCGAAACAAGTTGTAGGTCTTGTAATTCCAACAGGTTATTCCTTTAACCTGGACGGCACTTCCATTTATCTATCAATGGCTGCTCTCTTTATCGCACAAGCTTATGGGGTTGATTTAGATATTTGGCATCAGCTTACTTTACTTGCTATTTTAATGTTAACGTCTAAAGGAGCTGCTGGTGTAACAGGCTCAGGCTTTATTACGCTTGCTGCAACACTCGCTGCATTCCCTATGATTCCTGTAGAAGGGATTGCACTGTTAATTGGTGTCGATCGATTTATGTCTGAGGCACGCGCTGTTACTAACTTAATTGGTAACGGTGTAGCGACAGTAGTTGTATCTAAGATGGAAAATGAATTCGATACAGAGCAAGAAAAACGTGCATTATCCGGTAAAATCATTTCTAACTAA
- a CDS encoding TRAP transporter substrate-binding protein: MKKFIIGTIATVLILTIVFSIQQGILFSKTLPYDDEQKGLDTQITIHLSHVVAENTPKGQAATKFAELVEEKTNGKVKVHVYPNASLFNDENEFKALQDGKVEIIIPTFSKMTSYVPDWQVLDLPYLFHTDDEVHEVLTGPIGEQLLDELKPFNVRGLGFWHNGFKQLTAEHPIHTFEDLQGLRIRTMPSKTLEKQFSLVGATPVPISFSEVFTDLETHAIDAQENTASNIFSKGFYKVQKNMTLTNHGILGYSVLMNENFWEKLPSKVQKQLIDAMKETTEWQFKQAVLMNDNDLRKLQQEADFEIYTMSDEERQRFQEKLAPVYDFYRANVKQHNVLPEIQKIVSP; the protein is encoded by the coding sequence ATGAAAAAATTTATTATTGGGACGATTGCAACCGTTTTGATCTTAACCATTGTATTTAGTATACAGCAAGGAATATTATTTTCGAAAACGCTCCCCTATGATGATGAACAAAAGGGCCTTGATACACAAATTACGATACATTTAAGTCATGTTGTAGCTGAAAATACGCCAAAAGGTCAAGCTGCAACGAAATTTGCTGAACTTGTAGAGGAAAAAACAAACGGCAAGGTAAAAGTCCATGTTTATCCAAATGCCTCGTTATTTAACGATGAAAATGAATTCAAAGCTTTACAAGATGGAAAAGTCGAAATCATCATTCCTACTTTTTCTAAAATGACTTCCTATGTACCAGATTGGCAAGTGCTTGACCTGCCGTATCTTTTTCATACAGATGATGAAGTTCATGAGGTACTAACAGGACCAATCGGTGAACAATTATTGGATGAGTTAAAGCCTTTTAATGTACGGGGTCTCGGCTTTTGGCACAATGGCTTTAAACAGTTAACAGCGGAGCATCCAATTCATACGTTTGAAGATTTACAAGGTTTACGTATACGCACAATGCCAAGTAAAACGCTTGAAAAGCAATTTAGCTTAGTCGGGGCTACGCCTGTCCCGATTTCCTTTAGCGAAGTTTTTACTGACTTAGAAACACATGCTATCGATGCACAAGAAAATACGGCCTCTAATATTTTTTCGAAGGGCTTTTACAAAGTACAAAAAAATATGACGTTAACAAACCATGGGATTTTAGGCTATTCAGTTTTGATGAATGAAAATTTTTGGGAAAAGTTACCATCAAAAGTCCAAAAGCAGCTAATAGATGCCATGAAAGAAACAACTGAATGGCAATTTAAGCAGGCTGTGTTAATGAACGACAATGATTTACGAAAACTACAACAAGAAGCCGATTTTGAAATTTATACGATGAGCGATGAGGAGCGTCAACGCTTTCAAGAAAAACTTGCCCCTGTCTATGATTTCTATCGTGCCAATGTAAAACAGCATAATGTATTACCTGAAATCCAAAAGATTGTTTCTCCTTAG
- a CDS encoding sensor histidine kinase: MKGKIMSLTFFILLLSFSIGGTFLLGFVMNEQKEKLAEQALLVAKTVSQLPEMKTAIANRDFTEATKHINPVVEEIRDINGAQYIVVLDMQRRKYSHPNTEEIGTISQSGDLNAAFSEHYYTSIAHGERGDMVRAFVPIMTDNGRQIGVVIVGYSVLTVSELLLSIQKELMITVALSLLFSAWGANTLGRHMKKQMFGLEPHEIAKMYVERTETFNAMHEGIIAIDTELTITIFNEKACDILGVAERPSSLIGKKIFEVLPDTRLPEILALDRPIYNRELYINDHSIMSNRIPIQVNGETVGAVAMFKDRTEVKKLAEELTGVKAFVQALRVQTHEHKNKLHTIAGLLQLGHHDQALSYLTQVKEEHDEITNFLNERIKNENISGLLLSKIAHAKEHGITLEIDRASRLTTFPKNLDHHDFVILFGNLIENAFDALKDSPVEEKTVHISVDEDDDVLAILVTDNGVGMTEAVKAQIFDNGYSTKEKKGRGIGLYLIKEIVQKGQGEIEVMSEPSKGTSFLLTFYHP; encoded by the coding sequence ATGAAGGGCAAAATCATGTCTCTTACTTTTTTTATACTTTTGTTGTCTTTTAGTATAGGTGGAACGTTTTTGCTTGGGTTTGTCATGAATGAACAAAAAGAAAAGCTGGCAGAACAGGCATTACTAGTTGCAAAAACTGTCTCGCAGTTACCAGAAATGAAAACGGCTATTGCCAATCGTGATTTCACAGAAGCGACTAAACATATTAATCCTGTTGTTGAAGAAATACGTGATATAAATGGGGCGCAGTATATAGTTGTACTCGATATGCAGCGACGAAAGTATTCCCATCCAAATACGGAGGAAATCGGCACCATCTCACAGTCAGGGGATTTAAACGCTGCATTTTCTGAACATTATTATACATCCATTGCACATGGTGAACGTGGAGATATGGTACGCGCCTTCGTACCAATTATGACTGACAATGGACGTCAAATTGGCGTTGTAATCGTAGGTTATAGTGTATTAACCGTTAGCGAGCTTCTATTATCTATCCAAAAAGAGCTAATGATTACAGTAGCTTTATCACTATTATTTAGTGCATGGGGTGCAAACACATTAGGTCGTCATATGAAAAAGCAAATGTTTGGATTGGAGCCACATGAAATTGCTAAAATGTATGTGGAACGCACTGAAACTTTTAACGCTATGCATGAAGGGATTATCGCAATAGATACTGAATTGACGATTACAATTTTTAATGAAAAAGCATGTGATATTTTAGGTGTAGCAGAACGGCCATCTTCGTTAATTGGCAAGAAAATTTTCGAGGTGTTACCAGATACCCGTTTACCAGAAATATTAGCGTTAGATCGTCCTATCTATAATCGTGAACTTTATATAAATGATCATAGCATTATGAGTAATCGTATCCCTATACAGGTCAATGGTGAAACGGTTGGTGCTGTAGCGATGTTTAAGGATCGCACAGAGGTGAAGAAATTAGCCGAGGAATTAACCGGTGTGAAGGCGTTTGTCCAGGCATTACGTGTACAAACGCATGAACATAAAAATAAATTGCATACGATCGCTGGTCTTTTACAGCTTGGACATCATGATCAAGCACTATCCTATTTAACACAAGTTAAGGAAGAACATGATGAAATCACTAATTTTTTAAATGAGCGCATTAAAAATGAAAATATTTCGGGGTTATTACTTAGTAAAATTGCGCATGCGAAAGAGCATGGGATTACATTAGAAATAGACCGAGCTAGTCGTCTCACAACATTCCCAAAAAATTTAGATCATCATGATTTTGTCATCTTATTTGGGAATTTAATCGAAAATGCATTTGATGCATTAAAAGATAGTCCAGTTGAAGAAAAGACTGTTCATATTTCTGTAGATGAAGATGATGATGTACTTGCTATTTTAGTAACAGATAACGGAGTCGGCATGACGGAAGCGGTAAAGGCACAAATTTTTGATAATGGCTATTCAACAAAAGAAAAAAAGGGTCGAGGTATCGGCCTGTATTTAATAAAAGAAATCGTACAAAAGGGTCAAGGTGAAATTGAGGTAATGAGTGAACCTAGTAAAGGGACAAGCTTTTTATTAACATTTTATCATCCTTAG
- a CDS encoding response regulator: MTQINVLLIEDDPMVREVNRQFIEKVAGFNVIGQASNGVEGIDKIRTLRPDLVFMDIFMPEQDGITTLRKIRELKIPVDVITVTAANDMETVKQVLHLGVFDYIMKPFSFERVQGTLENYYIRFKQQMQTERELTQGELDQLFHYHSGEGKAVGAIEEKTEKSLPKGFNRATLEKVVHYLQTVDGASAEDVASGVGIARVTARRYLDFLEKQKEITMDVHYGGIGRPINYYFSKE, encoded by the coding sequence GTGACGCAAATAAACGTGTTATTAATAGAGGATGATCCAATGGTGCGGGAGGTAAACCGTCAATTTATTGAAAAAGTTGCAGGATTTAATGTAATAGGGCAAGCATCGAACGGCGTAGAGGGAATAGACAAAATCCGTACGCTACGACCTGATTTAGTGTTTATGGATATTTTCATGCCCGAGCAAGATGGTATAACTACCTTGCGAAAAATCCGTGAACTCAAAATTCCTGTCGATGTTATTACTGTAACAGCAGCCAATGATATGGAAACGGTAAAACAAGTTTTGCATCTTGGTGTCTTTGATTATATAATGAAGCCATTTTCGTTTGAGCGAGTGCAAGGAACGTTAGAAAACTACTACATTCGATTCAAGCAACAAATGCAAACAGAACGGGAGCTAACGCAAGGAGAGCTTGATCAGTTATTCCATTATCATAGTGGAGAAGGTAAGGCAGTAGGAGCAATTGAGGAGAAAACTGAGAAAAGTTTGCCAAAGGGTTTTAATCGAGCGACACTAGAGAAAGTAGTGCATTATTTGCAAACAGTAGATGGTGCATCAGCAGAAGATGTTGCAAGTGGAGTAGGCATTGCACGTGTGACAGCAAGACGATACTTAGATTTTCTAGAAAAGCAAAAGGAAATAACGATGGATGTTCATTACGGTGGTATTGGTCGTCCTATTAATTATTATTTTAGTAAAGAGTGA
- a CDS encoding 4-hydroxy-3-methylbut-2-enyl diphosphate reductase: MQVLKINPRGYCYGVVDAMVIARNAALDKTLPRPIYILGMIVHNKHVTDAFEEDGIITLDGDNRLEIIEQVETGTVIFTAHGVSPEIREIAKRKGLVSIDATCPDVTVTHDLIREKSAEGYDIIYIGKKGHPEPEGAIGVAPDHVHLVQSSTDIDALNLTNDKLLVTNQTTMSQWDVAHLMDSLKEKFPHIEVHKEICLATQVRQEAVAKQAGEADLLIVVGDPKSNNSNRLTQVSVEIAGTPSYRIADVSELKIDWLKGINTVAVTAGASTPTPIVKEVINFLEQFDESDETTHSIQRTVTLDKILPKIKTPKPVDKILPY; the protein is encoded by the coding sequence ATGCAAGTATTAAAAATTAATCCACGTGGCTATTGCTACGGTGTTGTTGATGCGATGGTCATTGCACGTAACGCCGCACTCGATAAAACATTACCAAGACCTATCTACATTTTAGGGATGATTGTGCACAATAAACATGTTACAGATGCCTTTGAAGAAGATGGTATCATTACACTAGACGGCGATAATCGCTTAGAAATTATTGAACAGGTTGAAACGGGCACTGTTATTTTCACGGCGCATGGTGTTTCACCTGAAATTCGTGAAATTGCGAAACGCAAAGGCCTAGTATCCATTGATGCTACATGTCCTGACGTAACAGTAACACACGATTTAATTCGTGAAAAATCAGCTGAAGGCTACGATATTATTTATATTGGTAAGAAAGGTCATCCAGAGCCAGAAGGTGCAATCGGTGTTGCTCCAGACCATGTTCATTTAGTACAATCTTCAACGGATATTGATGCATTAAACTTAACAAATGATAAATTGCTAGTAACGAACCAGACGACTATGAGTCAATGGGATGTTGCTCATTTAATGGATAGTTTAAAAGAGAAATTCCCACATATTGAAGTGCATAAAGAAATTTGTTTAGCAACGCAAGTTCGTCAAGAAGCCGTTGCGAAGCAAGCAGGGGAAGCAGATTTATTAATTGTTGTTGGCGATCCAAAATCTAATAACTCGAACCGTCTAACACAAGTATCAGTAGAAATTGCAGGTACACCTTCTTATCGTATTGCAGATGTTTCTGAGCTTAAAATTGATTGGTTAAAAGGAATTAATACGGTTGCAGTCACTGCAGGTGCATCAACACCAACACCTATTGTGAAAGAGGTTATTAACTTCCTTGAGCAATTTGATGAAAGTGACGAAACGACGCATAGTATCCAACGCACAGTTACACTTGATAAAATTTTACCAAAAATAAAAACGCCTAAGCCTGTCGATAAAATTTTGCCTTATTAA
- the vrrA gene encoding VrrA/YqfQ family protein, translating into MVFRPPYQYPMYPGGMQMPAQMPAQMPAQMRMPTPPQMSPQSFYPPGGFPQPRIPGGFPMSGGMRGAFGGQMPTPPVQEPSKIGSFLQQANSLFNSAKTYTPYIQQAMPMVKNIPSLLKLYKGFQGLPAAGAAAGVAAAAATDAVAASKVAGSSKGKRSTQKNAAPTPREPIPSKPRIFQPPME; encoded by the coding sequence ATGGTATTTAGACCACCTTATCAATACCCGATGTATCCGGGTGGCATGCAAATGCCTGCGCAGATGCCAGCGCAAATGCCTGCGCAAATGCGGATGCCAACACCTCCTCAGATGTCACCGCAGTCCTTTTATCCGCCTGGAGGTTTTCCTCAACCACGAATTCCAGGTGGCTTTCCAATGTCCGGTGGAATGAGGGGGGCATTCGGAGGGCAAATGCCGACGCCACCCGTACAGGAGCCTTCCAAAATCGGTTCATTTTTACAGCAGGCAAATAGTTTATTTAACTCTGCTAAAACGTATACCCCTTATATACAACAAGCAATGCCGATGGTGAAAAACATCCCTTCACTTTTAAAACTGTATAAAGGTTTTCAGGGACTCCCAGCAGCTGGAGCGGCAGCAGGGGTTGCAGCAGCTGCTGCAACTGATGCAGTGGCAGCTAGTAAAGTAGCAGGCTCCTCTAAAGGTAAACGTTCAACGCAAAAAAATGCGGCGCCTACCCCACGAGAACCAATTCCATCCAAGCCGCGTATTTTCCAGCCACCTATGGAGTGA
- a CDS encoding response regulator transcription factor, which translates to MNKRILVVEDDVAIGNLIRMTLTTQHYEFDIAQDGSSALQKAISLKPHVIILDLGLPDMDGIDFINKIRGWTQTPIIVVSARGEEFDKINALDAGADDYVTKPFSVEELLARIRVALRRTSSEHQLEAESAVFINGQLEIHYLANTVFVNGVEVHLTPIEYKLLVVLSKHVGKVLTHNFLLKEIWQNALQSDVPSLRVFMATLRKKIEENPSQPKYIQTHVRVGYRMLRVNDDE; encoded by the coding sequence ATGAATAAACGGATTTTAGTCGTAGAAGATGATGTAGCAATCGGCAATTTAATTAGAATGACCTTAACTACACAGCACTATGAATTCGATATTGCACAGGATGGTTCTAGTGCCTTGCAAAAAGCTATTTCGTTGAAGCCTCATGTCATTATCCTCGATTTAGGCTTACCAGATATGGACGGGATAGATTTTATTAATAAAATACGCGGCTGGACCCAAACACCCATTATTGTTGTTAGTGCACGTGGTGAAGAATTCGATAAAATTAACGCCTTAGATGCTGGAGCTGACGACTATGTCACAAAACCTTTTAGCGTGGAGGAGCTCCTTGCTCGTATCCGTGTAGCATTACGAAGAACTAGTAGCGAACATCAGCTTGAAGCTGAGTCCGCAGTGTTTATTAATGGTCAGTTAGAGATTCATTATTTGGCAAACACCGTGTTTGTTAACGGTGTAGAAGTGCACTTGACTCCTATCGAGTATAAACTTTTAGTCGTGCTATCTAAGCACGTTGGTAAAGTACTTACACATAATTTTTTATTGAAAGAGATTTGGCAAAATGCACTTCAGTCAGATGTACCAAGTCTTCGTGTATTTATGGCGACTCTTCGAAAGAAAATAGAAGAAAATCCATCACAACCAAAGTATATTCAGACTCACGTTCGTGTTGGATATAGAATGCTACGAGTTAATGATGATGAATAA